A part of Terriglobus roseus genomic DNA contains:
- a CDS encoding two-component system sensor histidine kinase NtrB, producing MESPERRRDAQETTADDLLQQVTVGIFAMNLEGICTHVNPAAAAMFGYKVSELLGADIHSLLHSRHADGSFYDRASCPFLKSALTGEEVRNANEVLWTKSGDPVPVFGSAMPLPNSGGTVVTIQDGSTLRHLQERLEHVQYEQTEVLRQRDAAARIECDLAKEKELRQREVAVATERAATQQLRAQQRAAEDRLLQSEKLAAVGRLAASISHEINNPLEAVTNLLYIVRNDSSISAEANEYLRTAETELARVSQIVSQTLRFQRSGTNPTEVVPETLIDSVLSLHQGRLHHRRIQIRRRHRPSSAFRCAEGDVRQILNNLVGNAIDAMSKEGGTLTLRTCPARDRRTGQPGFRILVSDTGHGMPRHTSSHIFEPFYTTKGANGSGLGLWISNTLANRMGGRISVRSRTGGGRHGGTTFSVFIPDAVAPQQQSFEDERTARAA from the coding sequence ATGGAAAGTCCGGAACGACGACGGGACGCGCAAGAAACCACGGCGGACGACCTTCTGCAGCAGGTCACCGTCGGCATCTTTGCCATGAATTTAGAAGGCATCTGCACCCATGTAAATCCGGCCGCAGCGGCCATGTTTGGCTATAAAGTCTCCGAACTGTTGGGCGCAGACATACATTCTCTTCTGCATAGTCGTCACGCGGACGGTAGCTTTTATGACCGTGCCTCATGCCCGTTCCTAAAATCGGCGCTAACGGGCGAAGAAGTTCGCAACGCCAACGAAGTCCTATGGACCAAGTCGGGCGATCCTGTTCCCGTATTCGGCTCTGCGATGCCATTGCCTAACAGCGGTGGTACGGTCGTCACCATTCAGGATGGAAGCACGCTTCGTCATCTGCAGGAGCGCCTAGAGCATGTCCAATACGAGCAGACGGAAGTGCTGCGCCAGCGAGACGCCGCCGCCCGCATTGAATGCGATCTTGCCAAAGAGAAAGAGTTACGCCAGCGAGAAGTGGCTGTTGCAACGGAACGCGCTGCCACGCAGCAGCTTCGCGCGCAGCAACGCGCCGCAGAGGATCGCCTCCTGCAGTCGGAGAAGCTTGCCGCGGTGGGTCGTCTGGCAGCTTCCATCTCCCACGAGATCAACAACCCTCTCGAAGCGGTCACAAATCTGCTCTATATCGTGCGGAATGACTCATCCATCTCCGCAGAAGCGAATGAATACCTGCGCACGGCAGAGACTGAACTAGCGCGCGTTTCGCAGATCGTGTCGCAAACGCTGCGTTTCCAACGGTCCGGCACCAACCCCACGGAAGTCGTCCCGGAAACACTGATTGACTCTGTGCTCTCGTTGCACCAAGGCCGTCTGCACCATCGTCGCATCCAGATTCGCCGTAGGCACCGCCCGTCATCTGCATTCCGGTGCGCGGAGGGCGATGTGCGTCAGATTTTGAACAATCTCGTAGGGAACGCGATCGATGCCATGAGCAAAGAGGGCGGCACCCTGACACTTCGAACCTGTCCCGCCCGCGATCGACGTACCGGACAGCCCGGCTTCCGCATCCTGGTTTCGGACACCGGTCACGGCATGCCACGCCATACGTCCTCTCACATCTTCGAGCCCTTTTACACCACCAAGGGCGCCAACGGTTCTGGTCTGGGCCTATGGATTTCCAATACGCTGGCGAATCGCATGGGTGGCCGCATCTCTGTGCGTTCGCGCACAGGCGGCGGAAGGCATGGCGGCACAACATTTTCCGTCTTTATTCCTGATGCTGTCGCTCCACAGCAGCAATCCTTCGAAGACGAACGGACAGCCCGGGCCGCCTGA